The following are encoded together in the Labrus mixtus chromosome 2, fLabMix1.1, whole genome shotgun sequence genome:
- the LOC132981301 gene encoding E3 ubiquitin/ISG15 ligase TRIM25-like: MAEVDDSQFSLMSLEDELTCSICLSPFNCPVTIPCGHNFCQDCLLSHWKNSYICPQCRTVFPTRPELKKNTVISTIVNTLNLRSNKSKASQDMEESKEKETDDVIRCDTCMEAEASQTCLTCMVSFCEEHLRPHRENPKFSAHQLCDAVGDLSEHLCMDHHKLIEFYCSEHGRPICSLCLQQVHKGCPFISPEEQRNQKESDLRDKLGLLDTKIERTETVLFQMKDVQSKLKDASTKRKTALAGMYQQIRDMLALEEREAQHEVDREMEIGQTKVQDFTKRFTENAENMRKARENINSLLGQSRTLAFLQASFDLPRVVNFDPYAPRINLDTKKVTATQAFAAALKEHLTELFKQPVEDRLLALKPDGSESSASAGPESDPPEQRRPPRSHSPGRAPIQPIFQPYPVPVYFPPDAGWNSSQYAQSSHPHRGPPFKAGPKTSKISNQHNVLLIMIA, translated from the exons ATGGCTGAAGTGGATGACAGTCAGTTTTCTCTGATGAGTCTGGAGGATGAGCTGACCTGTAGCATCTGTCTGAGCCCCTTTAACTGTCCGGTGACCATCCCCTGTGGACACAACTTCTGCCAGGACTGCCTGCTGTCCCACTGGAAGAACTCCTACATCTGTCCTCAGTGTCGGACCGTCTTCCCAACCAGACCTGAGTTGAAGAAAAACACCGTCATCAGCACTATTGTAAATACCCTCAACCTCAGGTCCAACAAAAGCAAAGCCAGCCAGGACATGGAggagagcaaagaaaaggagacaGATGATGTCATACGCTGTGATACATGTATGGAGGCAGAAGCGTCCCAGACCTGCCTGACCTGCATGGTCTCTTTCTGTGAGGAGCACCTGCGACCTCACAGAGAAAATCCCAAATTTAGTGCCCACCAGCTTTGTGACGCTGTCGGGGACCTGTCGGAGCATCTCTGTATGGACCACCACAAGTTAATAGAGTTTTACTGCAGCGAACATGGCCGTCCAATCTGCAGCCTTTGCCTGCAACAGGTTCACAAAGGCTGCCCCTTCATTTCACCTGAGGAGCAGAGGAACCAGAAAGAG TCTGACCTTAGGGACAAGCTGGGTTTGCTGGACACGAAGATTGAGAGGACTGAGACTGTTTTGTTCCAAATGAAAGACGTGCAGAGCAAGCTCAAG GATGCTTCAACCAAAAGGAAGACGGCGTTGGCAGGGATGTATCAGCAGATACGGGATATGTTGGCTTTAGAGGAACGTGAGGCCCAGCATGAGGTGGACCGGGAGATGGAGATTGGTCAGACCAAAGTGCAGGACTTCACGAAGAGGTTTACTGAGAACGCTGAGAACATGAGAAAAGCCAGAGAAAATATCAACAGTCTGCTTGGTCAATCCCGGACCCTGGCCTTTCTACAG GCCTCCTTTGACTTGCCACGGGTTGTGAACTTTGACCCTTATGCCCCTCGAATCAACCTGGATACCAAGAAGGTGACAGCAACACAGGCCTTTGCTGCTGCGCTGAAGGAGCATCTGACTGAGCTCTTCAAACAGCCTGTTGAAGACAGACTACTGGCTCTAAAACCAG ATGGATCTGAAAGTTCTGCAAGTGCTGGACCTGAATCTG ATCCACCAGAGCAGAGAAGACCACCAAGGTCCCACAGTCCAGGTCGTGCGCCCATCCAGCCAATCTTCCAGCCATATCCTGTCcctgtttattttcctccagATGCAGGCTGGAATTCATCCCAGTATGCACAGTCCTCTCACCCTCATAGGGGTCCACCTTTCAAGGCAGGACCAAAGACAAGTAAGATATCGAATCAGCACAATGTTTTATTGATCATGATAGCGTGA